The following are encoded together in the Vigna unguiculata cultivar IT97K-499-35 chromosome 2, ASM411807v1, whole genome shotgun sequence genome:
- the LOC114173755 gene encoding uncharacterized protein LOC114173755, with amino-acid sequence MGNPILIGPPELYIAGPTATLTQTPPAPAVTCTTPSDPFMDQMVSKFNTLSNPNMTLTENLSPTFITTGNPSLDFFFHVVPDTPPEILLQRLELAWAHNPLTTLKLVCNLRGIRGTGKSDRRNFYGAAIWLHRHHPKTLLGNIPSLADFGYLKDLPEILYLLLEGSDAREIQKREWKKTKRGLSKREKPEGGKKQKRETGALEGTVDAAKDKIESSEKEIAHVAREEKKVALAKKLVDRYKNDPDFRFLHDRVSDYFAECLRKDLEFLRSGAVTKVSLAAKWCPSVDSSFDRHTLLCETIAKRVFPREEYNEYEGVEEAHYAYRVRDRLRKEVLVPLRKVLELPEVFIGTNRWDLIPYNRVASVAMKFYKEKFLKHDNERFKAYLEDVKSGKSTIAAGALLPHQIIKSLDEEGGGDVAELQWKRVVDDLMKKGKMKSCLAVCDVSASMYGVPMEVCVALGLLVSELCEEPWKGKVVTFSANPQLHLIEGDDLKSKTEFVKKMDWGGNTDFQKVFDQMLEVAVRGNLRPDQMIKRLFVFSDMEFDQASANPWETDYQAITRKFGEKGFGDAVPQIIFWNLRDSKATPVPATQKGVALLSGFSKNLLTLFLDNEGELSPLEAMEAAISGSEYQKLVVLD; translated from the coding sequence ATGGGCAACCCGATCCTCATAGGTCCACCTGAACTCTACATCGCCGGACCCACCGCAACCCTCACCCAAACACCCCCAGCCCCAGCAGTCACATGCACCACTCCAAGTGACCCCTTCATGGACCAAATGGTGTCCAAATTCAACACCTTATCAAACCCAAACATGACCCTAACTGAAAATTTGTCCCCAACATTTATCACTACGGGGAACCCATCTCTGGATTTCTTCTTCCACGTGGTTCCGGACACACCACCAGAGATCCTTCTCCAAAGACTCGAACTTGCGTGGGCCCACAACCCCCTTACCACCCTAAAACTCGTTTGCAACCTCCGTGGCATCCGCGGCACCGGCAAGTCTGACCGTCGGAACTTCTACGGCGCAGCGATCTGGCTCCACCGCCACCACCCCAAAACCCTACTTGGTAACATCCCCTCCCTCGCTGACTTCGGATACCTCAAGGATCTCCCCGAAATCCTTTACCTCCTTCTAGAAGGATCCGATGCCCGTGAAATTCAGAAAAGAGAGTGGAAAAAGACAAAACGTGGGTTGAGCAAGAGGGAAAAACCTGAGGGTGGGAAGAAGCAGAAGAGAGAAACGGGGGCTTTGGAAGGAACAGTCGACGCGGCGAAGGACAAAATCGAGTCTTCGGAGAAAGAAATTGCGCATGTTGCCAGAGAAGAGAAAAAGGTGGCATTGGCGAAGAAACTCGTTGATCGTTATAAGAACGACCCAGATTTCCGATTCCTTCATGATCGTGTCTCTGATTATTTTGCTGAGTGTTTGAGGAAGGATCTCGAGTTTTTGAGATCTGGGGCGGTGACGAAAGTCAGTCTTGCCGCGAAATGGTGTCCCTCTGTGGACTCGTCTTTCGATCGACACACTTTGTTGTGTGAAACTATTGCGAAGAGGGTTTTTCCCCGTGAGGAATATAATGAGTACGAGGGGGTTGAGGAGGCGCATTATGCGTATAGAGTTCGTGATCGGTTGAGGAAGGAGGTGTTGGTGCCTTTGAGGAAGGTGTTGGAGTTGCCTGAGGTGTTTATAGGGACCAATCGTTGGGATTTGATTCCTTACAACAGGGTTGCTTCTGTGgctatgaaattttataaagagAAGTTTTTGAAGCATGATAATGAGAGGTTTAAGGCTTACTTGGAAGATGTGAAGTCAGGGAAGAGTACTATTGCTGCTGGTGCTTTGCTTCCTCATCAGATCATAAAGTCATTGGATGAGGAGGGTGGTGGTGATGTGGCTGAGTTGCAGTGGAAGAGGGTGGTAGATGATTTGATGAAGAAAGGGAAGATGAAGAGTTGTTTGGCTGTTTGTGATGTGTCTGCGAGTATGTATGGGGTGCCCATGGAGGTGTGTGTGGCATTGGGGTTGTTGGTGTCTGAGTTGTGTGAAGAGCCTTGGAAGGGGAAGGTTGTGACTTTTTCTGCTAACCCTCAACTTCATTTGATTGAAGGGGATGATCTCAAGTCCAAGACTGAGTTTGTGAAGAAGATGGATTGGGGGGGTAACACTGATTTTCAGAAGGTGTTTGATCAGATGTTGGAGGTGGCTGTGAGAGGGAATCTGAGGCCAGATCAGATGATAAAGAGGTTGTTTGTGTTCAGTGACATGGAGTTTGATCAAGCCTCAGCGAACCCTTGGGAGACTGATTACCAAGCAATCACTAGGAAGTTTGGAGAGAAAGGGTTTGGTGATGCGGTGCCTCAGATAATTTTTTGGAATCTGAGAGACTCTAAGGCTACCCCAGTGCCAGCTACTCAGAAAGGAGTGGCACTGCTTAGTGGGTTTTCTAAGAATTTACTCACATTGTTCTTGGATAATGAGGGGGAGCTAAGCCCTCTAGAAGCCATGGAAGCAGCAATTTCTGGGTCAGAATATCAGAAGCTAGTTGTGCTGGATTAG